From Paenibacillus physcomitrellae, the proteins below share one genomic window:
- a CDS encoding GNAT family N-acetyltransferase: protein MRTEGIERKVQQIEAMELRLNQFNATRALALSDKKPELLEIGNSILLMETTEPESMYYNRVKGFGPSDLDKLDLILQAYESRNLVPCFDISPGRMTGEIGGALYQKGFVCAEQLTFLEADPGSIRTAPAASVKIRFVDEELADDLLNSISRIMGGVSPEILERKKPYFVRPHFRNYLAYINEEIAGIGSLFTHGQEGYLANDYTFPEYRGRGCQKALIAHRLAEAARLGLESVYTDVEFGSVSHENMRLLGFEQVFITSFWVKA, encoded by the coding sequence ATGCGGACAGAAGGAATTGAGCGTAAAGTTCAACAAATAGAGGCGATGGAGCTGCGTTTGAACCAGTTTAATGCCACCAGGGCTCTTGCGTTGTCCGACAAGAAACCAGAGCTTCTTGAGATAGGGAACTCTATACTGCTCATGGAGACGACGGAACCTGAATCCATGTATTATAACCGCGTGAAAGGTTTTGGCCCCTCGGATCTGGATAAGCTGGATCTGATTCTGCAGGCATATGAAAGCAGAAATCTCGTACCTTGTTTTGACATCTCGCCGGGGCGGATGACAGGGGAGATTGGCGGTGCCCTGTATCAAAAGGGTTTTGTATGCGCGGAGCAGCTCACCTTTCTCGAAGCGGATCCCGGCAGCATTCGGACTGCTCCGGCAGCTTCCGTAAAGATAAGGTTCGTTGATGAGGAGCTGGCCGACGATCTGTTGAACAGCATCAGCCGAATAATGGGCGGGGTGTCCCCGGAAATTCTTGAGCGGAAGAAACCGTATTTTGTACGGCCTCATTTTCGGAACTATTTGGCTTATATTAATGAAGAAATTGCAGGGATAGGTTCGTTATTTACACATGGGCAGGAAGGGTATTTGGCCAATGACTACACGTTCCCTGAATACCGGGGAAGGGGCTGTCAGAAGGCCTTGATTGCCCACCGTCTGGCTGAAGCAGCAAGGCTGGGCTTAGAATCGGTATATACCGATGTGGAGTTTGGCTCTGTCAGCCATGAGAATATGCGTTTGCTTGGCTTTGAGCAAGTGTTTATAACATCATTTTGGGTCAAAGCCTAG
- a CDS encoding GTP pyrophosphokinase gives MNALTQIDQLKKFRYEITRFMLIYKFALDEIETKIDILKEEFQALHDHSPIEHTKSRLKSPESIMNKMLRKNHDFSLSGIRDNIKDIAGLRITCSFISDIYVISDMLQKQDDLKVLEIKDYIQHPKGNGYRSLHLLVEVPVFMSDTCEHVCVEIQIRTIAMDFWASLEHKIFYKYSKSVPENLLNELKAAAESANALDHQMERLQREIQEVKDANSEAEAEELQKIMINDKQFMLPANFMKLLGE, from the coding sequence TATGCTGATTTACAAGTTTGCGCTGGATGAAATCGAGACGAAGATCGACATCCTGAAGGAAGAGTTCCAGGCGCTCCATGATCACAGCCCGATTGAGCATACGAAGTCCAGATTGAAGTCGCCCGAGAGCATTATGAATAAAATGCTGCGTAAGAATCACGATTTCTCCCTGTCCGGCATCCGTGACAATATCAAGGATATCGCCGGGCTGCGGATCACCTGCTCGTTTATTTCCGATATTTATGTCATCAGCGACATGCTGCAGAAGCAGGATGATTTGAAGGTGCTCGAAATCAAGGATTATATTCAGCACCCCAAAGGCAACGGCTACCGCAGCCTGCATCTGCTGGTTGAGGTTCCTGTTTTTATGTCCGATACCTGCGAGCATGTATGCGTCGAAATCCAAATTCGCACGATTGCGATGGATTTCTGGGCCAGCCTGGAGCATAAAATTTTCTACAAATACAGCAAATCTGTCCCAGAGAATCTGCTGAATGAGCTGAAAGCCGCGGCCGAATCGGCGAATGCGCTGGATCATCAGATGGAGCGGCTGCAGCGGGAAATTCAGGAAGTGAAGGATGCGAACAGTGAAGCGGAAGCCGAGGAATTGCAGAAGATCATGATTAACGACAAGCAGTTTATGCTGCCTGCAAACTTTATGAAGCTGCTGGGTGAGTAA